gaaaataaaaactaaaaatatgaGGTGAGAAAATGGAAAAGGTACACTGTCTGATCTCTGGGGTGATGACGAAGAAGTAGCAGGAGGACAGAGGAGGAAATTTAACTAAATATCTGaaatgttgtttctttttttgtTCGAGAACCAGGAACCGGTAGGTACCAAAATTAGGGTATGGCCTCAcggaaatatttttttcttttgttttattttaataacaaaatTCTTGaactaatttgtttttttatttactgTGATATGTATAGCTAGCTTGTAAGTTTTCCTAATATAATAGTTATTCTTGTTTCAAGGTGATGATTACCGAAGGGATTTTAAGTTTTTCGTTGAGTGGTAAGACTAGTTAAGGTTTTAATTGGAAAACTGATAACCCGCACTACCCTGTGGTCTTCTGGCCTATTGCCACAATCGACCATGCCAGTGTGTATTGCTCCGTGACATTATTTGTCTAAAAAAGATTTCCCCTACCATTGCTTGCCGTAATTCGATGGCTTTTGATACACaataaaatttcatttgcggattgCAGCCGGTTTTAGGGAAATAAATAGGCAGTTTgtcagaaaaaaattaatgccccgtatctcggaaacgaagcatttgcggacatatgtttataaagcaaactatcattattttattatgtaGATTCACCCCCTGAAGTTTGTCGAATTAATTTACAAACACCACATATATAAGAGTACCTAATATGAAGCTTACCTCACCAAATGAACTTTAACAACTCTAGGAAATTTTCCTGCTAATATCCATTTTTCATTTTGGGGGATTACATCTGGGTATACTAAAATAATATCGTATACAGCATCCAGACtgtttttttctaataattgCTGCGTCAAATACACAAATCCTGTTGTTTTAGGATGCAAAACAGTTTCGTAaagctgaaaaaaaaagaatattttcaTTTTGCGAAGTAAAACCTAAGTGTCGTATATATCAAAATATCATATATCacaaatatttacaattaatttAGAGAAAACCAAGATCTTTACATGAAATAGGTACCTACTCGGAAGCAAATGCTAgttctaaataaaatattaataaagcaGCAGCATCTTCTTcctcaagtgccatctccgcgaccgaggtcggcaatcatcatagctattcagaCTTCAGAGACGGCAGCATAATCACTTGTTAACCAAGAAAAATAATGCAAGAAAAATAAATTATGTAGTGAATTGGATACTCGATGAAGATGGAGACTGATTCATCCCTACCGTTTCTCGACGTTCTCAGAAAGAATAACAAATTGCAAGGTTTTATCACTCTGTTTAAAGAAAACCCACACGTAGCAACCGCTATGTGCATGGAAACTCCCATCACCCATCTTCACAAATTAATTCAGTCATTAATACCCTTTTCTCCAGATCAGTAAGCCTTTGCAATGATCAAAGTAGATCTACTGAGTTCTCTTCTTTGAAATAAGACCTCATCGAAAACGGTTACCGCGAGTATCACATCGATAGGAGCATCCACAAATTTCAATCTCCCGCTCAATCGCAACCCAAAGTCTCAGACCCTGATCATACGAAAGCTCTTATCATAGCCCTTATCCGTTTCTATAAATAAAgaattatccgagaagccatagagATCGAAAAACGGCCAAAAGGGATGACAGCACCCGGTTGCCTTCGTCatggagacccctcctaaagaaaacatcttCCGCTCACGTACTGCAATCAAAATCCTAtggtcaaaaatcttcgcgccatcCTTACCCAACCCAAGCGCCACTCCAGAGAATCACGGTATAAATGAAGGGTCCTCCATCAgaaacaacagtattgcagtgaacAGTGTAGTGTCTAGGGTTTCAGGAGACAGACCGGAAGCCATGAGggggacgtcgaaagctcggtcCAGAGAATATCCACACGATTCAACCCGGAAACCTGGTGAGTTTGTGTGTGTGAGAGAGAAAGAGTTGGTATGAACCTACTATACAGTAACTAacagaaataaagttttttaccGGCAAATTGTTTTTAAGAGCATAGTTGTCGCTACTTTTTTTGGTTTCTTCAGTAAAATCAGTTCCTTCCGGGAAGAGTAATAGGCTATGCTTGTATTTGATATCAGTAATATATTGTAtatattggttaaaaattttcTTGTCCTCTTTCCAAGATCTGTTAATGTAAACAAAACATGCAAGCTGCATTACCCAGCCTGaaaccaaaaaaatatataaatatttggAAAAATGGCGTAAAAAACACGTAAAATTAGAATAAGAATATATACCGAATAGTAAGGTATTTGAATCTTTGTAGGTATTTGAATTAATAAATTTTAGTCAACTGAACTAAGGCAAACGATTTTGGTGATGTAATCACTAAAATGGTGAACTGGCGCTATTTTGAAGTACCAAGTACCAGTACTATTTAGGCATTTGAAAAGACCAGTACTATTAAAACATTTGGAAAAGGTGCTGAAAGAAATACGGGACCAAGAAGACCTACCGaaagaatggactgaagccacAGTGTAGGTACCCAGTTCACAAAAAAATAGACAAAAGTTTAAGACATAATTACAGGAGAATATAGCGTTACTAAATGTCGCCCTATTACCTTTgtaaatacagtgatgagctcgCTAGTAACCGCTAGCATACGACCAATAGACCAATATGGCGTAGAAACATGGATCATTATAtagaaaagacaataaaccatGTTAATACTTTCGAAAGAAACATATTAAGAAGATTACTGGGACCCATTTGCgacaatggtatatggagaataaggttcaaccacgagttataccaatattacaaagaaccctctatagcaaattattCGGAAGTACAAAGATTGCGCTGTGCAGgacaccttataagaatggataatgaTAGCACACCTAGCAGAACCCTTAGCGGAACTGTGGTGGGACGTCCGTCAGTTAAAATACCTAgaaagaggtggatagacgaagtgagaaccgatgccAAAGAGATAGGTTTTGTGGGTGGATAACTGAAGGAGATCAACCAGGGACAGAAATACTTGGAGGTAGATCGTGGGGGAGGCCAGGGAACGACTTAAGTTGTAGCGCTACAGGAGAGAGAGATTAAAGATGCTAAGCGATAATAAGACTTcgtatataaataataatgtttacCTGGTCCTGGTATATGTCTTATCTCATTTTTAAGGAGAAATTTTGTAGAATGGGCCAACTTGCGTTTACCTTCAACGCAGTGATATAGTGTAGGCCAAAAAAAATTCCAATCTGTTCTTGTCCTGTGGTTCATCAACAGGATAGAAATCTCGTCCGTTCTTATAGCATCGCCTGTGACGTGAATATTACATCCGCAGAATAACTCTAACAAAGCCTAAAAAGTAAAGTGGTTAATAAACatgtaataaacaaatatatacttatgtaattacataatattatgtactaGGGTTCTTTGTAAACTAAGGTTCCCTATGCCGATGAGAAAGAATGCGGCGTGCTAAAAGAAATCTGACAACACTGCCTTACACATCAACTCTccctctgtctctctctctctccacTACTTTTGCCTCGCTGCATTGCTCAGTGTTGGCCTAGCGGCCTTCGAAGATGGAGGTCACGGTTGCTGTTACTGCCAATTTTATTCGTAAAAAGGTTCCCTATGCAGCTGAGAAAGGGTGCGACGATTTAAGCAGCTTCCTCGCTCCGCTACGGAACCAGGAGAGTGAATACGCATGGGATACAGCGTCCTCGCTACCTGtttagaccggtctagttagattCAAAAATAGaagtgaggttacaataattacaatcaagttgaaaattggcaggattgttcaaaataccaccATAAATGAAATGTAAAAAGTCCTTATAAATCCGatccgagctaaaaaatttacgcggggtcaaaggccaccaaatatggtttttagcgattttcagtgaaacggtaagttttatcataaaattagttctaataaaaaatgtagattagatcaTTATCTATAAAAATATCTTTATACTTTTTTttctaagagccaccgtttttgagatacaacgattcaaagagttgaaagagttcTAATCGGCATAAT
The window above is part of the Diabrotica virgifera virgifera chromosome 2, PGI_DIABVI_V3a genome. Proteins encoded here:
- the LOC126879468 gene encoding lysocardiolipin acyltransferase 1-like isoform X1 — encoded protein: MYSMDNNGHIQTAPMEIHFMYATIVTRRTICSSFQVCYTTFFCPLFPLLFISNRLYRYITDIIFTFWQYYPTALLELFCGCNIHVTGDAIRTDEISILLMNHRTRTDWNFFWPTLYHCVEGKRKLAHSTKFLLKNEIRHIPGPGWVMQLACFVYINRSWKEDKKIFNQYIQYITDIKYKHSLLLFPEGTDFTEETKKSSDNYALKNNLPLYETVLHPKTTGFVYLTQQLLEKNSLDAVYDIILVYPDVIPQNEKWILAGKFPRVVKVHLVRYPKSVLPTSEDGLKQFLEKRWRDKETIIKEFKATGKFLHGPILRCNKRWELYVAFLFWTTLPYISAYLFITEIKYMIMVVLNTCFMLCTNFCLKEFLNFEVFLHLWRKNKNARLGSSP
- the LOC126879468 gene encoding lysocardiolipin acyltransferase 1-like isoform X2; translated protein: MTFFKGLLYCMLWYSSILAGYTTFFCPLFPLLFISNRLYRYITDIIFTFWQYYPTALLELFCGCNIHVTGDAIRTDEISILLMNHRTRTDWNFFWPTLYHCVEGKRKLAHSTKFLLKNEIRHIPGPGWVMQLACFVYINRSWKEDKKIFNQYIQYITDIKYKHSLLLFPEGTDFTEETKKSSDNYALKNNLPLYETVLHPKTTGFVYLTQQLLEKNSLDAVYDIILVYPDVIPQNEKWILAGKFPRVVKVHLVRYPKSVLPTSEDGLKQFLEKRWRDKETIIKEFKATGKFLHGPILRCNKRWELYVAFLFWTTLPYISAYLFITEIKYMIMVVLNTCFMLCTNFCLKEFLNFEVFLHLWRKNKNARLGSSP